Within the Mucilaginibacter sp. CSA2-8R genome, the region TTCATCATCACCGTTATTTTACAAACCGGATCTCTGCTTGCACAAGACGATGATTTGCAGCTGGCCCGCCAATTCGCTCAAAACGGTGAGTTACAAAAAGCTTCGGACATTTACCAGCGCCTATACAAACAAGATAACGAAACCTACTTTTCGCTATACAGCAGTAACCTGATTGATCTTAAAAAATATGATGAAGCAGAAGGCCTCATCAAAAAAATGATCCGCAAACATCCGGAAGAAGCTCAATATGCTATTACGCTGGGTAAAGTATATACCGAACAAGGACACCGCGATAAAGCCAACGCTATTTACGAAGACTTACTTAAAAAGCTTCCCGCTAACCCGGCGGCCATTACCGCTTTAGCCACACAATTTTACCAGTCTGAAAACGCGGATCTTGCTATTAAAATATTGCAGCAAGGGCGCAAGCAGCTAAACAATGACCAGTTATTTTCCATCGAACTGCTCAGCCTCTACCGTTATAAAAGGGACAAACCAGGACTGACTGAAGAATACCTTAACTTTTTACCTGGCAACCCAATTTACATTAACCAGGCACAAAATGTATTGGCTACCTTGTATGATAGTCCGGCTGATTATGATCTGTTGCGTACGGCATTACTAAAACGCTTGCAGAAAGACCCGCAGCAATTGGTGTACTCCAGCCTGCTCACCTGGCAATACCTGCAGCAAAAGGAGTATGACCAGGCTTTAAACCAGGCACTGGCACTGAGCCGCAGGCAAACCAACAATAATGGTAATGATATCTTTGAGCTTTGCCAAACCCTAGTAGCTAACGAAGCCTATGATGCCGCCATCAGGGGTTATGAGTACCTGCTCACTAAAAATGCGCGCGGTGATGAGTTGTATGTGCCTGCTAAAATTGAACTGGTAAATACAAAAAGCCTGAAAGTAACTACCGGTAAGTATACCCAAGCTGATTTATTAAGTTTAGAGAAGGATTATACTGATTTACTAAACGAGTTTGGCCGCACGGCCAGTACTGCTTTTGCGATGCAAAAGCTGGCCAATTTACAAGCCTTTAAACTGCACAAACTTAACGAAGCACAAAAACTGCTGGAAGAAGCCGTTAATATCAAAAATCTTCGCCCGCAATTGCTGGCTGGCTGCAAACTGGATTTAGGCGACGTTTACTTAATGAATAACCAACCCTGGGAAGCAACACTTACCTACAGCCAGGTTGAAAAAGCCTTCGCGGGCACACCAATAGCGCAGGATGCCAATTACCGCAATGCCAAACTATCGTATTACACCGGTGATTTTAAATGGGCTAAAGGCCAGCTTAACGTACTTAAGGCTGCCACCTCGCAGCTTATTGCTAATGATGCTTTAAACCTGTCTTTGCTCATTGGCGATAATATGGTGGCCGATACGGCAGGCAATGCACTAAAAATATATGCACGTGCAGACTTATGGATTTTTAAGGAAGAACCTGCTAAAGCGCTGGTAACACTTGATAGTATTGACCAAAAATATCCAAACAACTCATTGCAGGATGATATCCTGATGGCCAAGGCACGAATTTTAATTCAGCAAAAAAACTTCCCTGCCGCCATAATTCCGTTAAAAAAAATCGTTATTGATCATGCTTCTGATTTATGGGCAGATGACGCTGTTTATATGTTGGGTACTTTGTACGAAGAGCATTTTAACGACAAAGAAACCGCCAAAACTTATTATCAGAAAATTATTACAGACTATCCCGGCAGCGTGTGGATTGGCGATGCACGGAAACATTTCAGAATATTACGCGGTGATAAACCTGATACCTCCTCTTAATTTATATTTTTGTTGTAATGATTATATACAACGAGACTTTTGTTATAGAAACAAGCGCTGAGCAGGAATGGTTGCAATGGATGCAACAACAACATATACCTGCTGCCATGGCTACCGGTTGTTTTACAGACTTTAAAATATTAAACGTACTCGACTCCCCTAACGAAGGTGTGACGTACTGTATACAATATTTGACTAATGAATTGCAGCAATACGAGTTGTTTAAAGAGCAACATCTGCATAGTCTTCACGTAAAACATCACCAGCAGTTTGAAAACCGTTATGTACTTTTCAACAGCTTAATGAAAACTGTCAATTAATTATTATCAAAATGAATGTTACCACTACAGCCATTGAAGGCTTGTTGATTATAGAACCTCGCATTTTTAAAGACGACCGCGGATATTTTTACGAAAGCTACAGCAAACAAAAATTTGAAGATGCCGGCATCCACGCCGATTTTATTCAGGACAATCAATCATTTTCGCAAAAAGGCATACTAAGAGGTTTACATGGCCAAGCTAACCCTCATGCACAGGGCAAACTGGTTCGCGTTATACAAGGCCGGGTTTTAGATGTAGCGGTTGATATTCGTAAAAACTCGCCAACTTACGGTCAGCATGTTACTGTAGAATTAAGCGGTGATAATCATAAACAGTTGTGGATACCAGCCGGCTTTTTACATGGCTTTGCTACGCTTGAGGACGATACTATTTTTACTTATAAGGTAACTAACTATTATAACAAAGAATCAGAGATCGGTGTTATCTGGAATGATCCTGCACTGGCTATTGGCTGGGGCATAAATGAAACCGAAGTACAGTTATCCGCAAAAGATGAACTATTGCCATCGTTTGCAGATTTTAAAAGCCCTTTTTAAATAAGTATAATATTTTAATTTAAGCAGCCAGGCTTCAATAATCGAAATGTATTTTAGATCTGGCTGCTTAATTTTTTGCAGGTAAGATAATTCTGCATCAACAATTCATCCGCTACTCTCCTACCCTTAAATCCTTGGGCATACGGCCGTATAATAAAAACTGCGCCCACTTTTCGCTTCCATTAGCTTTGGCTGCTGTAGAGGCCGTATTCCAATCGTACGCGCAGTGAATCATCTCGATGTTGATGTTGTCTCCATCAACTTTCACCAGTGTATATTTGGCATGCGGTGTCATCGATTCCATGGCAAAACGATGCTTGCCGTTACCCAGATAAGCCGGCAATCCTACACTACCTGGGTTGAGTATAATTTTATTGTTAGATAAGTATACCAGGCGATTAACATGTGAGTGCCCGCATAAAATAATGCGCTGGCTTACCTGTTCTGTTTTCCGTACCAGTTCGTCATCGTTATAAATAAATACACCATGTGGAGTCACCTCTTCTAAAAGGTATTCAACATCGCTATCGGGTGTACCGTGGCAAACAAAAAATAAATCATCGCAAACAGTAGTAGGCGGTAATTGCTTTAGCCATTCCACACTCTCGGCAGACAAGTCTGCCTTTACCCGTTCCATATTTTCTTTGTCGGACGACTTATCCAGGTTTTCCAATATTTCCCGGTCAGTGTTACCGCTGATGCATAACATGGGTACCTGCCTAATCAATTTTGCGGTTTGTTCGGATTCTAATGCGCCAAATACATGATCACCTAAATTAATAATCTGGTTAGCCTCGCGCGATGCAATATCTTTCAACACTGCCTGCAAGGCCAGCGAGTTTCCATGTATATCGGAGATAATAGCATAAGTTTTCATAGGTAGCAAATTGCTTTTAAATAACATCACTGTTCCGATTTTGTAATTACCCTTAAACAAAAACAGGATTAGTATAGCTCTAAAGCTATGACTAATCCTGTTTTTGTTACTGCAGCAAGCGTTACCTTATTTTGCTGCCGGGGGGTTAATCAGGTTATAAAGTTCGTCTAACTTTGGAGTAAGTACAATTTCAATACGGCGATTTTTAGAACGAGCTTCGGGCGTATTAGCCGGATCAATGGGTTGAAATTCTCCTTTACCAGTTGCCGTAATACGTTGCGGATCGATCTTTTCTACTTCGGTTAAATAGCGGCTTACCGAAGTAGCACGAAGTACGCTCAAATCCCAATTATCTTTAATCTGCCCCAAGTTTACCACACGTTGATTATCGGTATGGCCTTCAATAGCTAAGTTAATATCGGTTTCTTTGTTGAGCACGCCAGCCAGCTGTTTTAAAGCCTGCTTACCTTTGTCGTCAATCACAATACTTCCTGACGGGAAAAGCAACTTATCAGTCAAGGATACATAAACTTTACCGTTTTTAATATCAACCGAAAGTCCGCTTTGCTGGAAACCGAGCAAAGCTTGTTGAAGCTTATTTTTTAAAGCATTAGTGGCTTCATCGCGTTTACGCAAAATATCTTCTACTTCGCGTAGGCGGGCTTCGCGTTTCTGCAAATCTCCGGATAGCTTACTTAGTTGTGTAGAGTTAGTATTATAACTGGTGTTAAGCGCATTATAATTTTTTTGCAAACCGGCCATCTCGCGGTGCAGGCGGGCAGTGTCTCCTTGTAAACGGGCCAGCTCTGCTTCTAAACTGTTGGTACGGTTTTGTAGCGAGTCGCGCCCGGCAATTAAAGCATTATAAGCTTTGGGCGACATTACCTTACACGAGTGCATGGTTGCGGCACCCAGCAAAAGCGCGGGTAGGTAGTATTTAATTTTCATGTTTATCGATCTAAGTTGATTACTGAATAGTGTTGGCTAAAAACATGTTGAGCGGATGCAGTTTAACGCATAGCTTAGCTACCATATTAACGGCGTCCTTTTCGCTTAACTCTTTGTCGGTTAAATCCCGGTAAGCTATAAAGCTTTTAAGTTTAAGCAGATCTATGTTTTCGTTTTCGGCGTCATAACCTTTAGGTACGGTACGCAATGATTCCTGCGCCCTAAAATCCACAAAAGTTTTCTTGAAATCGGCCGCGTCAATAATACGAATTAAATCGGCCGCGTTATAGTCAATTTCCTGGCGTATAGCCTTTAAATGGTCGCCCTGCGGCATCCAGTAACCGCCAGCCAAAAATGATTTGTTACCAGGCTCAATTTGCAGGTAATACCCTATCTCGCCTACCTTATTCTTAGTAAGCCTGCCAATGGCCATGTTAGTTTTATAAGGCGTTTTATCTTTACTAAACCGTACATCGCGATATATGCGCATTACACATTTTTTGGGGTCGAGCGATGCGTCCACGCCTATACCTACTTTACTCAACTCATCAATTAAATCACCAGCAAAAGCTATTATGTTTTCGTGGGCTTTCTCGTAACGGTCTTTATGTTCCTGAAACCACTCGCGTTGGTTATGCTTTGCCAAATCGGCCAGAAATTTAAAAGTATCAGGAGATATCATCAGCATCTAAATAAGGCAAATAGTGTATTTTGGGAGATAGCCAGTAAAGCAGTATCACTCTCGAATATCGATAATTAAGTGGCGCCAGCAAAAAACAGCCGCCCAGTATCACACCTAAGTACAGCCAGGGTGACTCCATATTACCTGTTAAAAAGTAAGTAATAAAGGCGAGTGTTACTGCTTCGGCAACATTGAATGCATAACTTACATACATGGCGGCATAAAAGTAACCCGGCTCAATCTCAAAGTGCAAATTACAATGAGGACAGTGCTCCAGCATACTGTTGCCACCAAAGCTGTACATCGCACCTTTAAACATCTTACCCCTACGACACCTTGGGCATCTGGCTTGGAGCATGGCAGTAAGTTGAGGTGTTTGTGTCATAAGCAGTATAGTTATAACCAAAAACATCCGGCAGGTACCGGATGTTTTTGGTTAATTCATATGAAATTTTTCGTCGCGCATGTTAATCTCTACATTATCCTTGCGCCGGTATTTTTTATACCAGATATAGCCTACCACAGCTACCGCTATATACGGCGCAGACAATAAATAAAGTATGCCTTTATTCAAACCGTTAGCTTCGGTATTACCATCCTTAACACCTGCCTCTGCCGTGGCCGAACACATAGCGCATTGTGCTGCTGCCGGCTGTGCAAGGGCTACCGCTAATGCCATACACCAGCTAAACATTAAAACCTTAATCCACCTTGTTATGTTCATTACTCCGCCTTTAAAAGTTATAATACTTTGATATCATTACGTAAACCACTACACCTGTTACTGTAACATACAGCCAAATAGGATAAGTCCATCTAACCAGCTTTTTATGCTTTTCGATCTGCATTTGCAAACCTCTGTAAAAGCTCAACAAAATTAAGGGTAAAACGGCTGCTGCTAAAACAATATGTGTCAGCAATATAACATAATATACATACCGGATATTGCCCGCGGCTGCTTTTTCTGTTGATGATACCTCGTGGTCGCCGTTTAGATCGCCAAACTTAGTATCATGTCCCAACCAATGGAAAGTAATGTATGACACCAGGAATAATGACGACAATATAAATGCCGCTACATTTAACCGTTTATGCCAAAGCACCTGTTTATGTGTAATGCAGTATAAAGATGCAATAAGCAGCAAGCTGCAGGCACCGTTTATAAAAGCATTTAACTTCGGCAGTAAATATAAAAGTGATGGTGAAACGGTCGGCGCAGGTAATATCTTTAATGACAGAATTACTACCACTACAAATACAAATATGGAAACGCCGGTTACAAAACGGAATACTAACTTATCGGAAAAATTCATCAATCAGGAGCTTTAATTTTACGCAATTCTTCGGCAATCTGCACTTTAATTTCGTCGTTTAACCGCGCAGTCTCTGCTATTGAGGTGCCATCGTAATAACCGCGAATACGCTTTTCGGCATCAACAAGTATAAGTTTATTACTAAAAATGAACTCATCATCCGACTTAACGGCATCTACCAAAAAGCCCTTACGCGCTAAATTATAAGTAGTAGTAGTATCACCTGTTAAAAACATCCATTTACTGGCAGCATACCCCAATGGCTTAGCATAAGCTTGCAGCGCCTGAACGTTATCCCGAGCTGGATCAACGGTGATGCTTACAAACTTTACCATCCGGTTTTTGCGATAGGCACCCGCCAAACGGTCAATATTTTTTTTCATGGCTTCGGTTACAGCCGGCCCATGAGTGTAAAAGAAGTTGACTACAAAAATCTTGTATTCAAAATCTTTAGGTGTAACTGCCTGCCCTAACTGGTTAGTTAATTTGAAATCTCCTATCTTGTGATAAATAGTATCAGGTATATACTTACCATGATAACGATGGCCCGTTTTGGCAACCTCTTTAGTGCCGTAAAATGGCAAGGGTTTGTAACGGTTTTTACCCTTTTGGGTTAGCAAATAATATAAAAATCCCGGCACTGCTAAAATGAGCGCCAGGATTAATATTTTTTTTGTCTGTGATGACAAGCTATTCATTGAGCAACTTACCTTAAGTCCACCCAATGGTGGCTTTCGTTGGTAAGCACCAGGATGAGACCGATAATGAATAGTGTAGGAACAATAATCGAGTACATCAGGCCTATTTTCTCGAACTTTAAGTGCATAAAGTACGCTACAATGTAGAATGCTTTAGCTAAGGTTAAAACGATATAAATAGGATTAGCAATGGTTAAAGGTACGATACCTTTAGGTACCAGATACAGCGCAATGATAAACTCAATAACTGTTATACCTAACAGTACAAAAAACACCTGCCATATTTTTTTACGGCTCATGGTGTCATGCTCTGCATGATCGTGTTCTTGTGTATGATGTGTTTCTGACGACATGGTAAAATCAGATTAAAATGTAATTAAACTAAATAGAAGAATGTAAACACGAATACCCAAACAAGGTCTACAAAGTGCCAGTATAAACCAACCTTTTCAACCATCAGGTAGCTACCACGACGATCGTAAGTGCCAGCTAAAACGTTAATTAAAATAATAATATTAATAATTACCCCGCTGAATACGTGGAAACCGTGAAAACCAGTTATAGTGAAGAACAAGTTTGCAAACTGTTGGGTGTAGACAGTTGAAGGAGCAACACCTTCAGGGAAAAACTCGCCTATCTCGTGAGGAATTTTACCCCAGCTAAAACCTTCAGAAAATAAGTGGTTCCACTCTAACGCCTGGCAACCCAGAAACATAAAACCGCCGATTACTGTAGCAACCAACCAGCCGGCAACTTCTTTACGAGCGCCACGGTGTCCGGCCTCAACGCCTAATACCATAGTTACAGAGCTCATAATAAGGATGAAGGTCATTATACCTACAAACACTAATGGAGCACCATGCTCAATCATACCCGGTACCGATTGGAATATACGATCAGCAGCTGGCCAGCTGGTTGAGCTGAAACGCAATGCACCGTAAGCAATCAGTAAGGATGAAAAAGTAAATGCATCTGATAACAGGAAAAACCACATCATCATTTTGCCGTATTCAACCGAAAACGGCGACCGTCCGCCAGCCCATGGCGTTGTTTTCACTTCATCTATAGGTGATGTAACCGCTGTTGTACTCATTTGTACTTATTGTGTAGAGGATGATTAATTCTGGTTCAAAAGTAAAAAAACATAGAGATAAATCCATATAATATCGACAAAATGCCAAAAAATAGAAGACATCTCCATCCGGAACAAGTTTGTGACCTGCGGCGTTTTCCGGTACGCGCCAATTAAGCTTATTAGTATTAACACCAAACCACCTAAAATGTGTAGCAAGTGCATACCCGAAAAAACGTAAATAAAAGATTGCGATGCATTTGGGTTTACAAAAAACACACCCATCTTAAAAGTTAGAACATACCAAGCGTAAACCTGCAATATTAAAAACAGCACACCCAACAAAAAGGTAGCCCATAAAAACATACGCTGTTTAGCAAACTGAAGGCCTTTGGCTGCCTTTGACGCGAGGTACATAGTTAGGCTGCTTAAAACGATAACAGCAGTACTGTAAATAAACGCCTGTGGCATGGCTATTTTGAGTGCATGCCCCTTACCGCCAATATATACTAT harbors:
- a CDS encoding tetratricopeptide repeat protein yields the protein MKYFLLFIITVILQTGSLLAQDDDLQLARQFAQNGELQKASDIYQRLYKQDNETYFSLYSSNLIDLKKYDEAEGLIKKMIRKHPEEAQYAITLGKVYTEQGHRDKANAIYEDLLKKLPANPAAITALATQFYQSENADLAIKILQQGRKQLNNDQLFSIELLSLYRYKRDKPGLTEEYLNFLPGNPIYINQAQNVLATLYDSPADYDLLRTALLKRLQKDPQQLVYSSLLTWQYLQQKEYDQALNQALALSRRQTNNNGNDIFELCQTLVANEAYDAAIRGYEYLLTKNARGDELYVPAKIELVNTKSLKVTTGKYTQADLLSLEKDYTDLLNEFGRTASTAFAMQKLANLQAFKLHKLNEAQKLLEEAVNIKNLRPQLLAGCKLDLGDVYLMNNQPWEATLTYSQVEKAFAGTPIAQDANYRNAKLSYYTGDFKWAKGQLNVLKAATSQLIANDALNLSLLIGDNMVADTAGNALKIYARADLWIFKEEPAKALVTLDSIDQKYPNNSLQDDILMAKARILIQQKNFPAAIIPLKKIVIDHASDLWADDAVYMLGTLYEEHFNDKETAKTYYQKIITDYPGSVWIGDARKHFRILRGDKPDTSS
- a CDS encoding DUF4286 family protein; its protein translation is MIIYNETFVIETSAEQEWLQWMQQQHIPAAMATGCFTDFKILNVLDSPNEGVTYCIQYLTNELQQYELFKEQHLHSLHVKHHQQFENRYVLFNSLMKTVN
- the rfbC gene encoding dTDP-4-dehydrorhamnose 3,5-epimerase; translation: MNVTTTAIEGLLIIEPRIFKDDRGYFYESYSKQKFEDAGIHADFIQDNQSFSQKGILRGLHGQANPHAQGKLVRVIQGRVLDVAVDIRKNSPTYGQHVTVELSGDNHKQLWIPAGFLHGFATLEDDTIFTYKVTNYYNKESEIGVIWNDPALAIGWGINETEVQLSAKDELLPSFADFKSPF
- a CDS encoding metallophosphoesterase family protein, with the protein product MKTYAIISDIHGNSLALQAVLKDIASREANQIINLGDHVFGALESEQTAKLIRQVPMLCISGNTDREILENLDKSSDKENMERVKADLSAESVEWLKQLPPTTVCDDLFFVCHGTPDSDVEYLLEEVTPHGVFIYNDDELVRKTEQVSQRIILCGHSHVNRLVYLSNNKIILNPGSVGLPAYLGNGKHRFAMESMTPHAKYTLVKVDGDNINIEMIHCAYDWNTASTAAKANGSEKWAQFLLYGRMPKDLRVGE
- a CDS encoding OmpA family protein, which encodes MKIKYYLPALLLGAATMHSCKVMSPKAYNALIAGRDSLQNRTNSLEAELARLQGDTARLHREMAGLQKNYNALNTSYNTNSTQLSKLSGDLQKREARLREVEDILRKRDEATNALKNKLQQALLGFQQSGLSVDIKNGKVYVSLTDKLLFPSGSIVIDDKGKQALKQLAGVLNKETDINLAIEGHTDNQRVVNLGQIKDNWDLSVLRATSVSRYLTEVEKIDPQRITATGKGEFQPIDPANTPEARSKNRRIEIVLTPKLDELYNLINPPAAK
- a CDS encoding DUF2461 domain-containing protein; this translates as MLMISPDTFKFLADLAKHNQREWFQEHKDRYEKAHENIIAFAGDLIDELSKVGIGVDASLDPKKCVMRIYRDVRFSKDKTPYKTNMAIGRLTKNKVGEIGYYLQIEPGNKSFLAGGYWMPQGDHLKAIRQEIDYNAADLIRIIDAADFKKTFVDFRAQESLRTVPKGYDAENENIDLLKLKSFIAYRDLTDKELSEKDAVNMVAKLCVKLHPLNMFLANTIQ
- a CDS encoding DUF983 domain-containing protein, with protein sequence MLQARCPRCRRGKMFKGAMYSFGGNSMLEHCPHCNLHFEIEPGYFYAAMYVSYAFNVAEAVTLAFITYFLTGNMESPWLYLGVILGGCFLLAPLNYRYSRVILLYWLSPKIHYLPYLDADDIS
- a CDS encoding DUF420 domain-containing protein, with translation MNFSDKLVFRFVTGVSIFVFVVVVILSLKILPAPTVSPSLLYLLPKLNAFINGACSLLLIASLYCITHKQVLWHKRLNVAAFILSSLFLVSYITFHWLGHDTKFGDLNGDHEVSSTEKAAAGNIRYVYYVILLTHIVLAAAVLPLILLSFYRGLQMQIEKHKKLVRWTYPIWLYVTVTGVVVYVMISKYYNF
- a CDS encoding SCO family protein — encoded protein: MPGFLYYLLTQKGKNRYKPLPFYGTKEVAKTGHRYHGKYIPDTIYHKIGDFKLTNQLGQAVTPKDFEYKIFVVNFFYTHGPAVTEAMKKNIDRLAGAYRKNRMVKFVSITVDPARDNVQALQAYAKPLGYAASKWMFLTGDTTTTYNLARKGFLVDAVKSDDEFIFSNKLILVDAEKRIRGYYDGTSIAETARLNDEIKVQIAEELRKIKAPD
- a CDS encoding cytochrome C oxidase subunit IV family protein, translating into MSSETHHTQEHDHAEHDTMSRKKIWQVFFVLLGITVIEFIIALYLVPKGIVPLTIANPIYIVLTLAKAFYIVAYFMHLKFEKIGLMYSIIVPTLFIIGLILVLTNESHHWVDLR
- a CDS encoding cytochrome c oxidase subunit 3; translated protein: MSTTAVTSPIDEVKTTPWAGGRSPFSVEYGKMMMWFFLLSDAFTFSSLLIAYGALRFSSTSWPAADRIFQSVPGMIEHGAPLVFVGIMTFILIMSSVTMVLGVEAGHRGARKEVAGWLVATVIGGFMFLGCQALEWNHLFSEGFSWGKIPHEIGEFFPEGVAPSTVYTQQFANLFFTITGFHGFHVFSGVIINIIILINVLAGTYDRRGSYLMVEKVGLYWHFVDLVWVFVFTFFYLV
- a CDS encoding cytochrome c oxidase subunit 3, which encodes MMAQLQDKDKLNLTPKRFNMWIFIFTSFMFFAALTSGFIVYIGGKGHALKIAMPQAFIYSTAVIVLSSLTMYLASKAAKGLQFAKQRMFLWATFLLGVLFLILQVYAWYVLTFKMGVFFVNPNASQSFIYVFSGMHLLHILGGLVLILISLIGAYRKTPQVTNLFRMEMSSIFWHFVDIIWIYLYVFLLLNQN